Proteins encoded in a region of the Oscarella lobularis chromosome 5, ooOscLobu1.1, whole genome shotgun sequence genome:
- the LOC136187351 gene encoding 52 kDa repressor of the inhibitor of the protein kinase-like gives MSIRFSQHRSNVPSESAKEHYKRNVAIPLLDALSQQLDERFSQDSRVVGFFQLVPVIIIADSQLDRESTREHLRPWTNDMPFPASLPNELLRWQDLWKSKAKDRLPSNLLQTLGVCDADTFPNIHALLIIGCTLPISSAEAERSFSLLRRLKTYTRSTMGEDRMSDLAAIAIHYEVVIPVEDVCQRFVSTNPRRMFAKSLFDEQK, from the coding sequence CATCGAAGCAACGTACCGAGTGAAAGCGCTAAAGAGCACTACAAAAGAAATGTTGCTATTCCGCTGTTAGACGCGCTGTCTCAACAGCTGGATGAGCGGTTCTCCCAGGACAGTCGTGTTGTTGGGTTTTTCCAACTAGTTCCTGTCATCATTATTGCTGACTCACAGCTTGACCGCGAAAGTACGAGGGAGCACCTAAGGCCCTGGACAAACGACATGCCTTTCCCTGCATCACTGCCGAACGAATTATTGCGATGGCAAGACCTGTGGAAAAGCAAGGCAAAGGACAGATTACCAAGCAATCTGCTACAAACGTTAGGCGTTTGCGATGCCGACACTTTTCCAAACATACATGCCTTACTAATCATTGGCTGCACTTTGCCAATTTCAAGTGCAGAAGCTGAGAGGTCATTTTCGCTTCTAAGAAGACTCAAGACGTACACGAGATCGACGATGGGCGAAGACAGAATGTCCGACCTTGCAGCCATCGCCATACACTATGAAGTCGTCATACCAGTCGAGGATGTTTGCCAACGTTTTGTTAGCACTAACCCTAGAAGGATGTTCGCTAAATCCCTTTTCGATGagcaaaaataa